Proteins from a single region of Candidatus Zixiibacteriota bacterium:
- a CDS encoding M48 family metallopeptidase — protein sequence MIGDKNSSQRIGSLPHADATNRRRYAPTAPLLALVVAGALLTSSCVTTGPGGEKSFILISDAEEAQIGHDVDSTVRAENTLLPDTAWQNYLTRVGERIVKVCDRPNLEWEFHVIESDQINAFAIPGGHVYFYTGILRMMDDEAELAAVMAHEVSHVVGRHSVKSLQAALGGVLALQIALGDRSEGAAGKLAGMALGIALTGYGRGHELEADRYGVYYMQKAGYNPSGARSMFTKLAELGGGQSHGFFEKLASTHPETQERIAKIDAQIAAMPRSVDTLPTYKERYQTLKKRLPPPAPDSTKTR from the coding sequence ATGATTGGAGACAAGAACTCGAGCCAGCGGATCGGTTCTTTGCCACACGCTGACGCCACGAACAGGCGTAGATACGCACCAACAGCCCCGCTTCTCGCCCTTGTAGTCGCTGGTGCGCTTCTGACATCCTCCTGCGTCACCACCGGCCCCGGTGGGGAGAAGTCGTTCATCCTGATTTCCGATGCCGAGGAGGCCCAGATCGGTCATGATGTCGATTCCACCGTCCGGGCGGAGAACACGCTGCTCCCCGACACGGCGTGGCAAAACTATCTCACTCGCGTGGGGGAGAGGATTGTCAAGGTTTGCGACCGTCCCAACCTGGAATGGGAATTCCATGTGATCGAATCCGACCAGATCAATGCCTTCGCCATTCCCGGCGGGCATGTCTACTTCTATACCGGCATTCTACGGATGATGGACGACGAAGCTGAGCTGGCGGCGGTGATGGCGCATGAGGTCTCCCATGTCGTCGGGCGTCACTCAGTCAAGAGTCTGCAGGCGGCACTGGGCGGCGTGCTTGCGTTGCAGATCGCTCTCGGCGACAGATCCGAGGGTGCCGCTGGAAAACTCGCCGGGATGGCATTGGGCATCGCGCTGACCGGGTATGGACGTGGCCACGAGCTCGAGGCCGACCGCTACGGCGTTTACTACATGCAAAAGGCGGGATACAATCCCTCCGGCGCCCGCAGCATGTTCACCAAACTGGCCGAGTTGGGCGGTGGCCAGTCGCACGGGTTCTTCGAGAAGCTGGCATCGACCCACCCGGAGACGCAGGAACGCATTGCGAAGATCGACGCCCAGATTGCCGCCATGCCGCGCTCCGTTGACACTCTGCCCACCTACAAAGAGCGCTACCAAACGCTGAAGAAGCGTCTCCCACCTCCGGCCCCGGATTCCACGAAGACCCGGTAG